One Megalops cyprinoides isolate fMegCyp1 chromosome 4, fMegCyp1.pri, whole genome shotgun sequence genomic window carries:
- the lifra gene encoding LOW QUALITY PROTEIN: LIF receptor subunit alpha a (The sequence of the model RefSeq protein was modified relative to this genomic sequence to represent the inferred CDS: deleted 1 base in 1 codon), with the protein MVGNSQCQSGVELPKPQGVSVEADFGSRVLSVTWERDLNSVLSYDIEVLHTELMETVYNGTTEVRPDPTAKVHRWNWTSPIPLECTSHSVKVRSRHQQQTSEWSPLQTVLGMDIPENTKANMYPQDQVVPVGSELTFCCIVEEKKNFKSIWYRNEPMNHTRLSRRSYASTKTNQPSSISSGTNVFCFNDDNLSVGTVVFVGYPPHDRDLVCETRDLESVECQWNKGQDTSLRGPRRTIYTLNGSNCTDANQNKQPKYQCWLNVTLDKGERNWTLEAKNPLGTIQVTDTADLSLRVRPYAPLDVAKLEVHARNASVHWSWGQRGYKALPLLCQVQLVSSGHIVTRNYSGPGLSQAVMEGLQPDEVYVVRVRCGSQQNFWKWGDWSSDYIFRTEEDCPDALNIWIRLDTNQSGYVMWKPLSKSESHGQIKSYEVTLGSPGEEGAKIHLLSQDQRSAPFHLEGNDTEQVIVVRARNCTRWRIPPASITIPRFSADEVHASYEVLGRDGGFDLFWPADANSSCGYVVDWCPTSSGQNCSLDWVKVPTANTSARIQSKFVPGVRYTFSIYACTSGAPELLERREGYVEELAPLQQVSGLKAQQIGSGVLLSWNGIPLESQGGFIRGYIIYVSNSSHLIPIANITDPNARNHTVTHLSPSTYKFTVKAYTSAGQDGGNTISIKLDPFTDWLIVEILVSLGVMTCFLLIITSICYKKRKWVKKTFYPEIPEPKLPEDWPTTQGTFGGRTLDVVPCPHNPVHIVERVSGKPGLEVTPEDDEEQASSEDDGPVDTYSSGPVALRYYNLVVGDGSQGPPSTDTSSSSSTSSMGSTRTEVTYTGIQTCGISSEAPSHQEIPAGGGYRPQVDPASASTPTPALGPAEPVGDQADPADLPLLGTFGGYQPQCSWRMDSPEAGSLNSSLGSPTSVSSSQFLLPDPASEEGDDRAPSTTWFHSLLSGKP; encoded by the exons ATGGTCGGAAACAGCCAATGCCAAAGCG GCGTCGAGCTTCCTAAACCACAGGGAGTGAGTGTGGAAGCAGACTTTGGGTCACGGGTGCTGTCCGTCACATGGGAAAGGGACCTCAATTCTGTGCTATCCTATGACATCGAAGTCCTTCACACTGAACTGATGGAAACTGTATATAAT GGCACAACAGAGGTGAGACCAGACCCGACTGCCAAGGTCCACCGCTGGAACTGGACTTCCCCCATCCCCCTGGAGTGCACCTCCCACTCGGTCAAGGTCCGCTCTCGCCATCAGCAGCAGACCAGCGAGTGGAGTCCCCTACAGACCGTCCTAG gGATGGACATTCCcgaaaacacaaaagcaaacatgtaCCCACAGGACCAAGTGGTGCCTGTGGGCAGCGAGCTGACCTTCTGCTGCATtgtggaggagaagaaaaattTCAAGAGCATTTGGTACAGGAATGAGCCCATGAACCACACCCGGCTAAGCAGGCGGAGCTACGCCAGCACCAAGACCAATCAGCCGTCCTCCATCTCCTCTGGGACCAACGTATTCTGCTTCAATGATGACAATCTAAGCGTCGGGACTGTTGTGTTTGTTGGCT ACCCTCCTCATGACAGGGACTTGGTGTGTGAGACCCGAGACCTGGAGTCAGTGGAGTGCCAGTGGAACAAGGGTCAAGACACGTCCCTGCGAGGACCTCGCCGGACCATCTACACCCTGAATGGAAG CAATTGTACAGATGctaatcaaaacaaacaacctAAATACCAATGCTGGCTCAATGTCACTTTGGACAAAGGGGAAAGAAACTGGACTCTTGAGGCCAAAAACCCTCTAGGCACTATCCAGGTCACAGATACAGCAGATCTGAGTCTCAGAG TGCGGCCCTATGCTCCACTGGATGTGGCAAAACTGGAAGTGCATGCCAGAAATGCCAGTGTGCATTGGagctggggacagagagggtaCAAGGCATTACCACTGCTGTGCCAGGTGCAGCTGGTCAGTAGTGGACACATAGTCACG CGTAATTACTCTGGTCCAGGACTGTCACAGGCAGTGATGGAAGGCCTACAGCCTGATGAGGTGTATGTTGTTCGAGTCCGCTGTGGCTCACAGCAGAATTTCTGGAAATGGGGGGATTGGAGCTCAGACTACATCTTTAGAACCGAAGAAGACT GCCCTGACGCTCTCAACATATGGATACGGTTGGACACTAACCAGTCAGGTTATGTAATGTGGAAA CCCCTCTCAAAGAGCGAGAGTCATGGTCAGATCAAGAGTTACGAGGTGACCCTCGGGAGCCCAGGAGAGGAGGGCGCAAAGATACATTTGCTCTCGCAGGACCAGCGCAGCGCCCCCTTCCACCTGGAGGGCAACGACACCGAGCAGGTCATCGTGGTCAGGGCCCGTAACTGC ACTCGCTGGCGAATCCCTCCAGCCAGCATCACCATCCCGAGGTTCTCAGCAG ATGAAGTGCATGCATCTTATGAGGTGTTGGGCAGAGATGGTGGCTTTGACCTGTTCTGGCCCGCTGATGCCAATTCCAGCTGTGGGTACGTGGTGGACTGGTGCCCAACCAGCAGTGGGCAGAACTGCAGCCTGGACTGGGTGAAGGTGCCCACCGCAAACACTAGCGCCAGAATCCAGTCAA AGTTTGTGCCAGGGGTGCGGTACACCTTTTCCATCTATGCCTGCACCTCTGGAGCCCCAGAGCTcctggagaggagggagggataTGTCGAGGAGCTGG CCCCTCTTCAGCAGGTTTCTGGTCTGAAAGCGCAACAGATTGGCTCAGGTGTTCTGCTTAGCTGGAATGGGATTCCATTGGAAAGCCAGGGGGGTTTTATCCGTGGTTACATCATCTACGTCTCCAACAGCTCCCACCTCATACCAATAG caaacatcacaGATCCTAATGCCAGGAACCATACGGTGACACACCTGTCCCCGAGTACCTACAAGTTCACAGTGAAGGCTTACACATCAGCTGGACAGGATGGAGGGAACACAATATCTATCAAGCTGGACCCATTCA ctgattggctgattgtgGAGATCCTCGTTTCCTTGGGTGTTATGACGTGCTTCCTGCTTATCATTACCAGCATCTGTTACAAGAAGCGGAAATG GGTGAAGAAGACATTCTATCCTGAGATTCCAGAACCCAAGCTTCCAGAGGATTGGCCCACCACACAA GGGACGTTTGGTGGCCGGACATTGGACGTGGTGCCCTGTCCCCACAACCCCGTGCACATTGTGGAGCGGGTGTCCGGCAAGCCAGGGCTGGAGGTGACACCGGAGGATGACGAGGAGCAAGCCAGCTCAGAGGACGATGGGCCTGTGGACACGTACTCCTCAGGCCCTGTGGCCCTCAGATACTATAACCTGGTGGTGGGTGATGGCTCACAGGGGCCCCCCTCCACCGacacctcctcctcatcctctaCCAGCTCCATGGGCTCCACCCGCACGGAGGTCACCTACACTGGGATCCAGACATGCGGCATCTCCTCTGAGGCACCCTCTCACCAGGAGATCCCCGCCGGGGGCGGGTACAGACCCCAGGTGGATCCCGCCTctgcctccacccccacccctgccctcgGCCCCGCAGAGCCCGTGGGGGACCAGGCGGACCCCGCGGACCTCCCCCTCTTGGGCACCTTCGGAGGCTACCAGCCCCAGTGCTCATGGAGGATGGACTCTCCCGAGGCGGGCAGCCTGAACAGCTCCCTTGGTAGCCCCACCTCGGTCAGTTCCTCCCAGTTTCTGCTCCCAGACCCTGCCTCCGAGGAGGGCGACGACCGCGCACCCTCCACCACCTGGTTCCACAGCCTGCTTTCGGGCAAGCCCTGA
- the spef2 gene encoding sperm flagellar protein 2: MSDILCQWINSELRLSKPVDPSSFARDFSSGYLIGKLLQKYQLQDDFDQFSKSSTANSRLNNFTRLEPTLQLLGVSFDLGMAQAVMQERQGAATRLLYQLYIVLQKKRRLGLTGTAMETLQPAATALLNRVENDIFTERLRTVVKREADVKLQKISHTFELRGQEMYRRSVMVQNESERKRQRIQEKMRLQDIEKHRLACRKQLEIMTRIQSAIVQIPKPPPNRTLKALERQRLYRKQQEAQDVYREIAQFEKNKKRLSPAVCGTFSYSALQELSHSEALSSKPSRTLGPNNVAALEQRAKRRRRFLADQLKAHKEQQERILEDQLVERLTRQTQQEKRLAVQLIQIQQQKEVLRQNRIFCERQYQEQQQRDFEEALDRDAALAQQAQREHAEDIRKQNELHDRIAAKRAEARYRKHFDFCTGVLEQIVDLATKAGEYRLLTGNLIPGKLMREWKELLFSGKPLYEGAAVEPVPADPTPDQLIEMEKLEILNNQDYDEYSRMTGEWAWPEEGQAKQPPPNNNILGHVVRRLRDITNPPASDPPLPTFARFTLKACVLGKTFSGKTACLAKIARAHGVYILSTGTLIQEAVHAFQIGEETADEAGKENKHGAAVEKILRKGQAIPDDLLVDIIVEAIRQVPAESGWILDGFPVNLTQAKLLEKALSGADPDKTDRQRDRRKSSLALDVNAPKEPPPPAPALDLALLLDVSDSLVLDRAAKQALEEESFGQVKEDTCPPDGEEPPIGQGAQDQSLPPRDKSLEKRQIQHRIMAFHDTWPKLEKWFSGRQNILVRVNAEAEDDVLFNRVEAVLQQVMVQRAEKGEDVVNDREKPACSTPPAPAALSRAPVLVPVPVAPPAPTESKPTITLEGPAPKCSRSKSNSRSPKGSRSRTASAKEGKGKTPETPEGKESQRRRSKSGSGGGHARSGRASMSSSSEDPRVEESAPSEGLLPAPANWVYVDEPLPKEIPEYLAPYWENVCSSYVANIKTVMQNLRTERNLIISHLYNIREDFKQYLKRPDHKQEFVSQWQQDYNAVPEDIRDDVETKAELHQRLDDLRERLWDICDRRREEAEQERTGVVGDGWLQDHTAVLVNHFSSLMQVEVDRFQDSLYVLRDYYKGMSGKGLPKARTEFVRIPLVDVTEEEGNQPDKIKSSERTVRSPGKGEDDEEEKKTRIFPLIPRRPPSAEAPAKELKESPAELSLDDGLVCNIWQTAMTAINNMVSVEVQQREGEETEEQLQERERIQRASQASATANSARDKKKASKKKGGPSPIQEPSTPPPVEEDFEEVQRKAVRAKIRQEYAAALDHEVYTVTLRLKLIKARALSVVQSLQRQTDQAYWEMEEWLGERFLAEMTSIDQLAEVARHHIELAAKIQHELVMAGTDFFLNGDIRVVPMPEPAPRPPPLEQPVGSTLTVLQLEAFYAQFHEVAPTGVMSSQKLAEILKLVSLDMGSNALPDPWMRLSEAQILDMISAVSPGSEVLHWRLFLLSAALPWPVPSQHQLLQVLVRFKAADPMETGFITEDQYLQTELWFPCEMNLSVPDDPSEPLPYSRLSYLRKFFFTLFADHEATAPRLDYMRMLLYFASHPDPIQGFVRALSVITEQPLQYYPSSSLLLKSVPYIEESASTETEEEPEITGAEEREGVSIPALLRVICHGGTWATESCHRFHPHRKSREEYEEDLKKIYTDLGFKAEEKIPFGILSQHPLLQELMDSTSQYQLTLLHISEVRGLAKTDDLHVRNQQSCMHTGHTLYALWDRLDMGSLVPVLFLLLEYPVLQQSAKILTVCLIGGSHYMLLDEISHTFHESGHDMHMLMQTGNPVIRGLDYVGRPNSYKIISWSASEAYIKEYNAWFLEQQKEFLLGRCG; this comes from the exons ATGTCGGATATTCTGTGTCAGTGGATTAACTCGGAGCTTCGGTTATCAAAGCCCGTGG ATCCGAGCTCATTTGCAAGAGATTTTTCCAGTGGGTATCTGATCGGCAAACTCCTTCAGAAGTATCAGCTTCAAGATGACTTCGACCAATTTTCCAAGAGCAG CACGGCGAATTCCAGACTGAACAACTTTACCCGCCTGGAGCCCACGTTACAGCTGCTGGGGGTTTCCTTTGACCTGGGCATGGCCCAGGCGGTGATGCAGGAAAGGCAGGGGGCGGCCACCCGGCTGCTCTACCAGCTGTACATCGTGCTTCAGAAGAAGAGGCGGCTGGGGCTGACGGGCACCGCCATGGAGACCCTGCAGCCCGCAGCCACCGCCCTCTTAAATCGCGTGGAGAACGACATCTTCACCGAA CGCCTGAGGACCGTGGTCAAGCGGGAGGCAGACGTGAAGCTGCAGAAGATCTCTCACACGTTCGAACTGAGGGGGCAAGAGATGTACAGGAGGTCTGTCATGGTACAGAATGAGAGCGAACGGAAACGGCAGAGGATCCAGGAGAAAATGCGTCTTCAGGACATTGAGAAG CACCGCCTGGCCTGCAGGAAGCAGCTTGAGATCATGACCCGGATACAAAGTGCTATTGTCCAAATCCCCAAGCCCCCACCCAACCGCACTCTGAAGGCCCTAGAGCGCCAGCGGCTCTACCGGAAGCAGCAGGAAGCTCAG GATGTTTACAGGGAGATTGCCCAGTTtgagaagaacaagaagaggCTGTCACCTGCAGTCTGTGGCACTTTCTCTTACAG TGCCTTGCAAGAGCTCTCTCATAGTGAGGCTCTCAGCAGCAAGCCAAGCAGGACCTTGGGGCCCAACAACGTAGCAGCCCTAGAGCAGAGAGCCAAGCGGCGGCGGCGATTCCTCGCGGATCAGCTGAAGGCCCACAAGGAGCAGCAG GAGCGGATCCTGGAGGACCAGCTGGTGGAGCGCCTGACCCGGCAGACGCAGCAAGAGAAGCGCCTGGCGGTGCAGCTCATCCAGATTCAGCAGCAGAAGGAGGTGCTGCGGCAGAACCGCATCTTCTGCGAGAGGCAGTaccaggagcagcagcagcgggacTTTGAGGAGGCGCTGGACAGGGACGCG GCACTAGCGCAGCAGGCTCAGCGGGAGCACGCGGAGGACATCCGCAAGCAGAACGAGCTGCACGACCGCATCGCGGCCAAGCGGGCCGAGGCGCGCTACCGAAAGCACTTCGACTTCTGCACAGGGGTTCTGGAGCAGATAGTGGACTTGGCCACCAAGGCAGGGGAGTACCGCCTCCTCACTGGCAA TCTGATCCCAGGCAAATTGATGCGGGAGTGGAAGGAGCTGCTGTTCAGTGGGAAGCCCCTGTACGAGGGAGCAGCTGTGGAGCCAGTGCCTGCCGACCCAACCCCAGACCAGCTCATCGAGATGGAGAAGCTGGAGATCCTCAACAACCAGGACTATGATGAATACAGC AGAATGACGGGCGAGTGGGCGTGGCCGGAGGAAGGGCAGGCGAAGCAGCCACCCCCCAACAACAACATCCTGGGTCACGTGGTGCGTCGGCTGCGGGACATCACAAATCCACCTGCGTCTGACCCCCCTCTGCCCACCTTTGCTCGCTTCACCCTGAAGGCCTGTGTCCTGGGGAAGACCTTCTCTGGAAAGACCGCCTGCCTGGCCAAGATCGCCCGAG CCCATGGCGTCTACATCCTGTCAACGGGTACCCTGATCCAGGAGGCTGTACACGCCTTCCAGATTGGGGAAGAGACCGCAGATGAGGCCGGGAAAGAGAACAAG CATGGAGCTGCTGTGGAGAAGATTCTCAGGAAGGGCCAAGCCATTCCAGATGACCTGTTGGTGGACATCATTGTGGAGGCCATCAG ACAGGTTCCTGCGGAGTCCGGCTGGATTCTGGATGGGTTCCCTGTGAACCTCACACAGGccaagctgctggagaaggccCTGAGTGGGGCTGACCCGGAcaaaactgacagacagagggaccgGAGGAAGTCCAGCCTGGCCCTGGATGTGAACGCCCCGAAAGAGCCGCCACCTCCTGCGCCTGCTTTGGACCTGGCTCTGCTGCTGGATGTGTCCGACAGCCTGGTGCTGGACCGCGCCGCTAAGCAGGCCC TTGAGGAGGAGAGCTTTGGGCAGGTGAAGGAGGATACCTGCCCACCTGATGGGGAGGAGCCTCCTATAGGACAGGGTGCCCAAGACCAATCCCTCCCACCTCGGGACAAGAGCCTGGAGAAAAGACAGATTCAGCACAG GATCATGGCCTTCCATGACACCTGGCCCAAGCTGGAGAAGTGGTTCTCTGGGAGGCAGAACATCCTGGTGAGGGTGAACGCAGAGGCGGAGGACGATGTGCTCTTCAACAGGGTGGAGGCAGTCCTGCAGCAGGTCATGGTGCAGCGGGCGGAGAAAG GTGAGGACGTTGtgaatgacagagagaagcCTGCATGCTCCACGCCTCCTGCACCAGCCGCCCTATCACGTGCCCCGGTTCTGGTTCCGGTCCCGGTcgctccccctgcccccacgGAATCGAAGCCCACCATTACTCTGGAGGGGCCCGCCCCAAAGTGCTCGAGGTCCAAGTCCAACTCCCGCTCCCCCAAAG GGTCACGGAGTCGTACAGCCTCAGCCAAGGAAGGCAAGGGGAAAACGCCAGAAACACCAGAGGGAAAGGAATCCCAGCGCAGACGGTCCAAGTCTGGCTCTG GAGGCGGCCACGCTCGTTCTGGGAGAGCGTCTATGTCATCGTCCTCCGAGGACCCCCGGGTGGAGGAATCTGCCCCGTCGGAGGGCCTCCTCCCCGCCCCTGCAAATTGGGTGTACGTGGATGAGCCGCTGCCCAAG GAGATCCCAGAATACCTTGCTCCTTACTGGGAGAATGTGTGCAGCTCCTATGTCGCCAACATCAAGACCGTGATGCAGAACCTCCGCACTGAGCGCAACCTGATCATTAGTCACCTGTACAACATCAG GGAGGACTTCAAGCAGTACCTGAAGCGACCCGACCACAAGCAGGAGTTTGTGTCTCAGTGGCAGCAGGATTACAACGCGGTCCCAGAGGACATTCGGGATGACGTGGAAACCAAGGCAGAGCTGCACCAGCGCTTGGAC GACCTGCGGGAGCGCCTCTGGGACATCTGCGACAGGCGGAGGGAAGAGGCGGAGCAGGAGCGCACCGGGGTCGTGGGGGACGGCTGGCTGCAAGACCACACCGCTGTGCTCGTCAATCACTTCTCTTCGCTCATGCAG GTGGAGGTGGACAGGTTCCAAGACTCGCTGTATGTGCTTCGGGATTACTATAAAGGCATGTCTGGAAAAGGGCTTCCGAAGGCTAGAACAGAGTTTGTTCGAATCCCCCTGGTGGAtgtcacagaggaggagggaaaccAGCCAGACAAGATCAAGAG CTCAGAGAGAACCGTCAGGAGCCCTGGGAAAGGGgaagatgatgaagaggaaaagaagaCTAGAAT CTTCCCCCTGATCCCGAGGAGACCCCCCTCTGCGGAGGCGCCAGCaaaggagctgaaggagagcCCGGCAGAGCTGTCACTGGACGACGGGCTGGTGTGCAACATCTGGCAGACAGCCATGACAGCCATCAACAACATG GTATCGGTGGAGGTGCAGCAGCGTGAGGGGGAGGAGActgaggagcagctgcaggagagggagcGCATACAGAGAGCGTCCCAGGCCTCTGCCACCGCCAACTCCGCCAGAGACAAGAAGAAGGCCAGCAAGAAGAAAG GTGGCCCCTCTCCCATACAGGAgcccagcaccccccctccaGTGGAAGAGGATTTCGAGGAGGTTCAGAGGAAGGCAGTGAGGGCCAAGATCAGGCAGGAGTATGCTGCAGCACTTGACCATGAAG TGTACACGGTGACACTGCGGCTGAAGCTGATCAAAGCACGAGCGCTGTCTGTGGTGCAGAGCCTCCAGCGGCAGACAGACCAGGCCTACTGGGAGATGGAGGAGTGGCTCGGGGAACGCTTCCTGGCAGAAATGACCAG CATTGACCAGCTGGCGGAGGTAGCAAGGCATCACATTGAGCTGGCCGCTAAGATTCAGCACGAGCTGGTGATGGCAGGCACAGACTTCTTCCTCAATGGGGATATTCGTGTGGTGCCCATGCCGGAGCCAGCCCCTCGCCCACCTCCCCTGGAGCAGCCTGTGGGCAGCACTCTCACCGTTCTGCAGCTGGAGGCCTTTTATGCGCAGTTTCATGAGGTCGCGCCCACAG GTGTAATGTCCAGTCAGAAGCTTGCAGAGATTCTGAAGCTTGTCTCTCTTGACATGGGGAGCAATGCCTTACCTGACCCCTGGATGCGTCTCTCCGAAGCTCAG ATCCTAGACATGATATCAGCTGTGAGCCCTGGCTCAGAGGTTCTGCACTGGAGGCTCTTCCTGCTGAGCGCCGCTCTGCCATGGCCAGTCCCCTCTCAgcaccagctgctgcaggttCTGGTCCGTTTCAAAGCTGCAGACCCCATGGAAACAGGCTTTATCACAGAGGATCAGTATCTGCAG ACGGAGCTGTGGTTCCCCTGTGAGATGAACCTGTCTGTTCCAGACGACCCATCTGAACCACTGCCTTACAGCCGTTTGAGCTACCTTAGGAAG TTTTTCTTCACTCTGTTTGCGGATCATGAGGCTACTGCACCCCGACTCGATTACATGAGAATGCTACTGTACTTCGCCTCGCACCCCGACCCCATCCAGGGGTTCGTCCGAGCCCTGAGCGTCATCACGGAACAGCCCCTTCAATACTATCCCAGCAGTTCCCTGCTACTGAAG TCTGTTCCATACATCGAGGAATCTGCCTccactgagacagaggaggagccGGAGATCAcaggggcagaggagagggagggggtgtccATACCCGCCCTCCTCAGAGTCATCTGTCACGGAGGGACATGGGCAACAGAGAGCTGCCACCGCTTTCACCCACACAGGAAGAGCAGGGAGGAGTACGAGGAG